The following proteins are encoded in a genomic region of Brachypodium distachyon strain Bd21 chromosome 1, Brachypodium_distachyon_v3.0, whole genome shotgun sequence:
- the LOC100822091 gene encoding transcription factor bHLH148: protein MASTSSSTAVDERERKRKRTSGGESPAAGAEAQPSKWQTRREHEIYSSKLFEALRLVRAGSPASSTTTPARSRLVREAADRALAVAARGRSRWSRAILASRRRRLQAAHRARLRAPTVPPSRHPSAAGTSAAPGKASKTPALARKAKVLGRLVPGCHKLPFPALLSEASDYIAALEMQVRAMTALAEVLSSVSSSASASASGSSSSSPPPA from the coding sequence ATGGCATCCACGTCGAGCTCGACGGCTGTGGATGAGAGGGAGCGGAAGCGGAAGCGGACATCCGGGGGAGAATCCCctgcggcgggggcggaggcgcAGCCTTCCAAGTGGCAGACGCGGCGCGAGCACGAGATCTACTCGTCGAAGCTCTTCGAGGCGCTCCGCCTTGTCCGCGCGGGGTCACCGGCGTCGTCGACGACCACCCCGGCGCGCAGCCGGCTCGTCCGGGAGGCGGCCGACCGCGCGCTCGCGGTGGCGGCCCGCGGGCGCTCGCGCTGGAGCCGCGCCATcctcgcctcccgccgccgccgtctccaggcCGCTCACCGCGCGCGCCTCCGCGCCCCAACCGTCCCGCCCTCGCGCCACCCCTCCGCCGCTGGCACCTCGGCCGCACCGGGCAAGGCCTCCAAGACCCCTGCGCTCGCGAGGAAGGCGAAGGTGCTCGGGCGGCTAGTGCCCGGCTGCCACAAGCTGCCGTTCCCGGCGCTCCTCAGCGAGGCGTCCGACTACATCGCGGCGCTCGAGATGCAGGTGCGCGCCATGACGGCTCTGGCCGAGGTCCTGTCCAGCGTCTCCTCctcagcttcagcttcagcctcCGGaagcagctcctcctcgccgcccccGGCGTGA